In Caproicibacterium amylolyticum, a genomic segment contains:
- a CDS encoding HK97 gp10 family phage protein — MARVDFKMPEEFLLKVSRLAEQTDVIIPKVLEAGGSVVLEKVKSNLASVIGKGTKTESRSTGELFSALGVTDARQDRDGNYNVKVGFAEPRSDARSPGGGVSNAKIAAVLEYGKHGQPAKPFLKPAKSTSRKACIAAMTAKLDEEIEGL; from the coding sequence ATGGCACGAGTGGATTTCAAAATGCCGGAGGAGTTTCTTCTGAAAGTTTCCCGGCTGGCAGAGCAGACCGATGTGATCATTCCAAAGGTACTGGAAGCTGGCGGCAGCGTAGTGCTTGAAAAGGTGAAAAGCAACCTCGCTTCTGTAATTGGAAAAGGCACGAAAACCGAAAGCCGCTCCACAGGCGAACTGTTCTCCGCACTCGGTGTCACAGATGCCCGTCAGGACCGGGACGGCAACTACAATGTGAAGGTTGGGTTTGCAGAGCCACGCTCCGATGCCCGGAGCCCGGGTGGCGGAGTGAGCAACGCCAAAATTGCCGCCGTTCTGGAATACGGCAAACACGGTCAGCCCGCAAAACCTTTTTTGAAGCCCGCTAAATCCACTTCACGGAAAGCCTGCATTGCGGCGATGACCGCCAAACTGGACGAGGAAATCGAGGGCTTATGA
- a CDS encoding major tail protein — MATVGFDKLYYSKITEATDGTETYAAPVLLAKAIKCDLSIDLAEATLYADDAAQTVVKEFKSGKLSLGVDDIGPSAAENLTGAVLDTNGVLVSASEDGGKPVAIGFRAKKANGKYRYFWLYRVVFGVPATNLETKGDSIKFATPTIEGTITQRNKVDGNGKHPWKTEVNEDDSGVLAAIISAWFTTVYEPDYTTGT, encoded by the coding sequence ATGGCAACCGTTGGATTTGATAAGCTGTATTATTCAAAAATCACGGAAGCGACAGACGGCACAGAAACCTATGCTGCTCCGGTTTTACTCGCCAAGGCAATCAAATGCGATCTATCGATTGATCTCGCGGAAGCGACGCTGTATGCCGACGACGCGGCGCAGACCGTCGTGAAAGAATTCAAATCCGGGAAACTGTCGCTGGGCGTAGATGATATAGGTCCGTCGGCGGCGGAAAACTTAACCGGAGCGGTACTGGATACGAACGGCGTTCTTGTTTCCGCAAGCGAGGACGGCGGTAAGCCTGTCGCGATCGGATTCCGCGCAAAAAAGGCAAACGGAAAATATCGGTATTTCTGGCTGTACCGTGTGGTGTTCGGCGTCCCCGCGACGAATCTGGAAACAAAGGGTGACAGCATAAAATTCGCTACGCCAACCATCGAAGGTACAATTACGCAGCGCAATAAAGTGGATGGCAACGGAAAGCATCCCTGGAAAACGGAAGTCAATGAGGACGATTCCGGCGTTTTGGCGGCGATAATTTCCGCTTGGTTTACCACCGTTTACGAGCCGGATTACACTACGGGGACGTAA
- a CDS encoding head-tail adaptor protein: protein MSFGKMNTFIDIISTAPSKDDEGFVTEGDTILASVRAYKEDRHGNERWANMAAFSTASAMFQFRKIPGVEISTSLFIFCADGRYRVLSVENVRGRGMYLEVLAEKLEPSVR from the coding sequence ATGAGCTTTGGCAAAATGAACACCTTCATCGATATCATTAGCACCGCCCCCAGCAAAGATGATGAGGGCTTTGTCACCGAGGGCGACACCATCCTTGCTTCTGTGAGGGCATATAAGGAAGATCGGCACGGAAATGAGCGATGGGCAAATATGGCGGCATTCTCCACCGCTTCGGCGATGTTCCAGTTTCGCAAGATTCCGGGCGTAGAAATTTCTACGTCCCTTTTCATTTTCTGTGCCGACGGCAGGTACCGGGTTCTCAGTGTAGAAAACGTCCGTGGCCGCGGCATGTATCTTGAGGTTCTGGCCGAAAAGCTGGAACCGTCTGTGAGGTGA
- a CDS encoding VOC family protein, whose amino-acid sequence MITGVCLGNVAIDCKDARKLQDFYAELLGWEKCEKYDCPAVSSQSGIVLLFMQADDFDYIRPVWPEQPGKQQKQMHFDFQVDELLTAVKQAEAIGAVKAESQYGGGDWVTMFDPEGHPFCLCAK is encoded by the coding sequence ATGATTACAGGTGTTTGTTTGGGTAACGTTGCAATTGACTGCAAAGATGCACGGAAACTTCAAGATTTTTACGCTGAACTTCTCGGTTGGGAAAAGTGTGAAAAGTATGACTGTCCCGCAGTGAGCAGTCAAAGCGGTATTGTGCTTTTGTTTATGCAGGCGGATGATTTCGATTATATACGTCCCGTATGGCCGGAGCAGCCCGGAAAACAGCAAAAGCAGATGCACTTTGATTTTCAGGTTGACGAGTTACTGACCGCAGTAAAGCAGGCGGAAGCAATCGGTGCAGTCAAAGCGGAAAGTCAGTATGGCGGCGGTGATTGGGTAACCATGTTCGATCCTGAAGGCCACCCGTTTTGCCTGTGCGCAAAATAA
- a CDS encoding distal tail protein Dit, with product MLSFTFGGKDSFQDFGIYVATRPHIPSPERRVTYIEVPGMDSRLRRDEDTYSDITLSVECSFLGDPSTKISAIKGWLLGAGEADLTFSHISGRKYLAQVVNSIDFEIVLRITSHFVIMFNCQPFQYATANTPISVSENMILTNPGTLKSLPIIKVNGSGTGALSVNGSVVSFSGIDESVILNSKLQETYKDTGTALVSKNSTKTGEYPILLLGDNTISFSGGITSLEITPNWRWL from the coding sequence ATGCTGAGTTTCACATTCGGCGGCAAAGACAGCTTTCAGGACTTTGGTATTTATGTGGCAACACGACCACACATCCCGTCGCCGGAACGCCGGGTGACCTATATCGAAGTGCCGGGGATGGATTCCAGGCTCCGGCGCGACGAGGACACTTACAGCGATATCACGTTGTCCGTGGAATGCTCGTTTCTCGGTGACCCTAGCACGAAAATCAGTGCGATCAAAGGCTGGCTTTTGGGCGCGGGTGAAGCCGACCTCACTTTCAGCCACATTTCAGGCCGGAAGTATCTTGCACAGGTCGTGAACAGTATCGACTTTGAAATTGTCCTGCGGATTACCTCGCATTTCGTAATTATGTTCAACTGCCAGCCGTTCCAATATGCAACGGCTAATACACCTATCTCAGTCAGCGAAAACATGATACTCACCAATCCCGGAACGCTGAAATCTCTTCCTATCATAAAAGTAAACGGCTCCGGCACAGGTGCTCTGTCAGTGAACGGAAGTGTGGTGTCTTTCAGCGGCATCGATGAGAGTGTTATCCTCAATTCTAAACTGCAGGAAACGTACAAAGATACAGGCACGGCGCTGGTCAGCAAGAATTCCACCAAGACCGGAGAATATCCGATACTCTTGCTGGGTGACAATACGATCTCGTTTTCCGGCGGCATTACTTCTCTTGAAATTACTCCGAACTGGCGGTGGCTGTAA
- a CDS encoding phage tail protein, which produces MADNFGFKIGVEGEKEFKKALSDINQSFKVLGSEMALVTSQFDKNDRSVQAVTARNTVLNKEIDAQKEKIGTLKAALDNAASSFGENDRRTQNWQIQLNKAHTELNGMERELSGNEKILNEIGDEFQDGAKSANKFGDEITTASKQSDEASGRFDKLGGIVKGIGASMGVALAGIGAAAVGAGKSLVDASVNSAAYADDILTMSAQTHMSTEALQAYKYAAELVDTPLETLTGSMAKQIRSMNSAAGGSKDMTAAYAKLGVSIQDSNGHLKNSEDVYWSTIDALGKVKDSTERDALSMQIFGKSAQDLNPLIEKGSAGIKELAAEATNMGAVMSGDQLNSLGKFDDTVQRLKSGASAAKNVLGTVLLPQMQTLASSGVSLLGTFTKGLSDAGGDWTKISKTISTTIGGLTSSILAELPKVVQAGLDIVLSIGNAITANLPMIISSAVTIVMTLLQGLIGALPQITQGALQLILALVNGIIANLPQLVSAALTMIITLASGIGDALPKLIPAIIDAVLTIVNTLLNNMDKVIAAAFKIIEGLAKGLINALPRLIDRLPQIIDSIVNFIINNLPLIIELGVRIIVELAVGLIKAIPTLVAKLPQIISSLVNGFGKLLGAFNNIGSNIVSGIWQGISGMKDWIYAKVKDFFSGIVDSVKGMLGIHSPSTVFAGIGGYMAQGLGQGFSKAMSDISADMQSAIPTAFNLNPALNIGSSINSAGGKSLAGGGFTLHIENFVNNTDKDIERLAYEFEFYRQQAAAARGNA; this is translated from the coding sequence ATGGCAGACAACTTTGGCTTCAAAATCGGAGTTGAGGGCGAAAAGGAATTTAAGAAAGCCCTTTCGGATATTAACCAGAGCTTCAAGGTTCTGGGCAGCGAAATGGCGCTTGTCACCAGCCAGTTTGATAAGAATGACAGGTCAGTGCAGGCTGTCACCGCCCGAAATACAGTTCTGAACAAAGAAATCGACGCGCAGAAAGAGAAAATCGGCACCTTGAAAGCGGCGCTAGACAACGCCGCTTCCTCTTTCGGTGAAAACGACCGCCGCACCCAGAATTGGCAAATCCAACTGAACAAGGCGCACACGGAACTCAACGGCATGGAGCGCGAGCTGTCCGGAAATGAAAAGATACTCAATGAAATAGGCGACGAGTTTCAGGACGGCGCCAAAAGCGCGAATAAATTCGGCGATGAAATTACCACCGCTTCGAAACAGTCAGATGAAGCGTCAGGGCGGTTTGACAAGCTCGGCGGAATCGTAAAGGGCATCGGCGCATCGATGGGTGTCGCTTTGGCCGGAATCGGCGCGGCGGCTGTGGGCGCGGGAAAGTCGCTGGTGGACGCTTCCGTGAATTCTGCGGCCTATGCGGATGATATTCTGACGATGTCCGCGCAGACGCACATGAGTACGGAAGCACTGCAAGCCTACAAATACGCCGCTGAACTGGTGGATACTCCGCTCGAAACGCTGACCGGCAGCATGGCAAAACAGATTCGTTCCATGAATTCGGCGGCGGGCGGTTCCAAGGACATGACTGCAGCTTACGCAAAGCTGGGTGTTTCAATTCAGGATTCCAACGGACATCTGAAAAACAGCGAGGATGTTTACTGGTCGACCATTGATGCGCTGGGGAAAGTAAAGGATTCGACCGAGCGTGACGCATTGTCCATGCAGATTTTTGGAAAATCCGCGCAGGATTTGAATCCGCTGATTGAAAAGGGCAGCGCAGGGATTAAAGAGCTGGCTGCAGAAGCGACGAATATGGGCGCTGTCATGTCCGGTGATCAGCTTAATTCGCTCGGTAAATTTGACGATACCGTGCAGCGGCTCAAGTCCGGAGCCAGCGCCGCCAAGAATGTTCTCGGCACGGTGCTTCTCCCGCAGATGCAGACGCTCGCCAGCTCCGGCGTGTCGTTGCTCGGAACCTTTACAAAAGGCCTTTCAGATGCGGGCGGCGATTGGACAAAAATCTCAAAGACCATCAGCACGACGATCGGTGGACTGACCAGCTCCATCCTTGCCGAGCTGCCGAAGGTCGTACAGGCGGGGCTGGATATTGTGCTGTCAATCGGCAATGCGATCACTGCAAATCTGCCGATGATTATCAGTTCTGCGGTCACCATCGTTATGACGCTCCTGCAGGGGCTGATCGGCGCACTCCCACAGATCACGCAGGGCGCTTTGCAGCTAATTCTTGCATTGGTAAACGGCATCATTGCCAACCTTCCGCAATTGGTGAGCGCCGCGCTGACAATGATTATCACGCTGGCATCGGGCATCGGCGATGCGCTTCCGAAGTTAATCCCGGCGATCATCGATGCGGTTCTCACGATTGTAAACACACTTCTGAACAACATGGATAAGGTAATCGCCGCCGCATTCAAGATCATCGAAGGGCTGGCGAAGGGACTGATCAACGCGCTGCCGCGGCTGATCGACCGGCTCCCGCAGATTATAGATTCAATTGTGAATTTTATCATTAACAACCTGCCGCTGATTATTGAACTGGGCGTAAGAATTATCGTCGAACTGGCGGTCGGACTCATCAAGGCAATTCCGACGCTTGTGGCAAAACTCCCACAGATCATTTCTTCGCTGGTGAACGGTTTCGGAAAACTGCTCGGCGCATTCAACAATATTGGCAGCAACATTGTGTCCGGAATCTGGCAGGGCATTTCTGGGATGAAAGACTGGATTTATGCCAAAGTGAAAGATTTCTTCAGTGGTATCGTGGACAGCGTAAAGGGTATGCTCGGAATTCACTCGCCGTCCACTGTGTTCGCCGGAATCGGCGGCTATATGGCGCAGGGTTTGGGACAGGGATTCAGCAAGGCAATGAGCGATATTTCCGCCGATATGCAATCGGCAATTCCGACCGCCTTTAACTTAAATCCTGCTCTTAACATTGGTAGTTCTATTAACAGTGCAGGCGGTAAGTCCCTAGCGGGCGGCGGCTTCACGCTTCATATTGAAAATTTCGTAAACAACACCGACAAGGACATTGAACGGCTTGCCTATGAATTTGAATTCTATCGGCAGCAGGCAGCGGCGGCAAGGGGGAACGCATAA
- a CDS encoding phage portal protein — protein sequence MSIFTGLFRSRDKPQNRVGSAFSFLFGSTTSGKTVNERTAMQTTAVYACVRILAEAIAGLPLHVYRYRTDGGKERIPQHPLYSLLHDEPNSEMTSFVFRETLMSHLLLWGNAYAQVVRNGRGQVVALYPLLPNKMEVNRAVDGELLYTYYRDADESGIKPEGGYITLRRDEVLHIPGLGFDGLIGYSPIAMAKNAIGMSLATEEYGASFFANGANPGGVLEHPGVIKDIQRVKDSWNTAYQGSGNAHKVAVLEEGMKFQAIGIPPEQAQFLETRKFQIDEIARIFRVPPHMVGDLEKSSFSNIEQQSLEFVKYTLDPWVVRWEQSLQQSLILPSEKPSLFIKFNLDGLLRGDYASRMSGYATGRQNGWFSANDIRELEDMNRISAVEGGDLYLINGNMTKLADAGAFAANQSKEVSR from the coding sequence TTGAGTATCTTTACCGGTCTGTTCCGTTCCCGCGATAAGCCCCAGAACCGTGTCGGCAGCGCGTTCTCGTTCCTGTTCGGCAGCACGACATCGGGCAAAACGGTCAACGAGCGGACTGCCATGCAGACCACGGCGGTGTATGCCTGCGTTAGGATACTGGCCGAAGCCATCGCCGGGCTGCCGCTGCACGTCTACCGGTACCGGACGGATGGCGGCAAGGAACGCATCCCTCAGCACCCGCTGTATTCCCTGCTTCATGATGAGCCAAACTCGGAGATGACTTCATTTGTGTTTCGAGAGACACTAATGAGTCATCTTTTGCTTTGGGGCAACGCCTACGCGCAGGTGGTACGAAATGGGCGGGGGCAAGTTGTCGCACTCTACCCACTGCTTCCGAACAAGATGGAAGTTAACCGAGCGGTAGATGGTGAACTTCTTTACACCTATTACCGCGACGCGGACGAAAGTGGAATCAAGCCGGAGGGCGGCTATATTACGCTTCGCAGGGACGAGGTACTTCACATCCCCGGCCTAGGCTTTGATGGTCTGATTGGCTACAGTCCCATCGCCATGGCGAAAAATGCCATCGGAATGTCGCTTGCCACCGAAGAATATGGCGCGTCGTTCTTCGCCAACGGGGCAAATCCCGGCGGAGTGCTGGAACACCCCGGTGTTATCAAGGATATTCAGCGGGTCAAGGACAGCTGGAACACCGCCTATCAGGGCAGCGGTAACGCCCATAAGGTTGCTGTGCTGGAAGAAGGGATGAAGTTTCAGGCCATCGGAATTCCGCCGGAACAGGCGCAGTTTCTGGAGACGAGGAAGTTCCAGATCGATGAAATCGCTCGGATATTCCGTGTTCCGCCACATATGGTCGGAGACCTTGAAAAATCCAGCTTTTCAAATATCGAACAGCAGTCGCTGGAATTTGTAAAGTACACCCTCGACCCGTGGGTGGTGCGCTGGGAACAGTCTCTTCAACAGTCGCTGATTTTGCCATCCGAAAAGCCGTCGCTGTTTATAAAGTTTAACTTGGACGGTTTGCTCCGCGGCGATTATGCCAGCCGCATGAGCGGCTACGCCACGGGGCGGCAGAATGGTTGGTTCTCGGCGAACGACATCCGCGAGCTGGAAGATATGAATCGCATTTCCGCCGTGGAGGGTGGTGACCTGTATCTGATTAACGGCAACATGACAAAGCTGGCGGACGCGGGCGCGTTTGCCGCAAATCAATCAAAGGAGGTTAGTAGATGA
- a CDS encoding terminase large subunit — protein MRRLRKYAPTRFKSADSAYDKSAADYAVSFIQALCHTKGTWAGKPFELIDWQEQIIRDVFGTLKANGYRQFNTAYVEIPKKMGKSELAAAVALLLTCGDNEERAEVYGCAADRNQASIVFNVAADMVRMCPALSKRVKILDSMKRLIFHPTGSIYQVLSADVGNKHGFNTHGVVFDELHTQPNRKLYDVMTKGSGDARMQPLYFLITTAGDNQNSICWEVHQKALDILNGRKHDPAFYPVIYGAAPEDDWTDPKVWKKANPSLGITVGIDKVKAACESAKQNPAEENSFRQLRLNQWVKQAVRWMPMDKWNKCAFPVNADNLRGRVCYGGLDLSSSTDITAFVLVFPPLDEEDKYNILPFFWIPEDNIDLRVRRDHVQYDLWEKQGHLLTTEGNVVHYGYIEKFIEKLGEKYNIREIAFDRWGAVQMTQNLEGLGFTVVPFGQGFKDMSPPTKELMKLTLEEKLAHGGHPVLRWMMDNIYIRTDPAGNIKADKEKSTEKIDGTVATIMALDRAIRCGNDNSASVYDERGILIL, from the coding sequence ATACGGAGGCTCAGAAAATACGCTCCGACACGGTTCAAGTCGGCGGATTCCGCTTATGACAAGTCCGCCGCCGACTATGCGGTGTCTTTTATACAAGCGCTCTGTCATACCAAAGGCACGTGGGCGGGTAAGCCGTTTGAGCTTATCGACTGGCAGGAGCAGATTATCCGTGATGTATTCGGAACGCTCAAAGCCAACGGTTACCGGCAATTCAACACCGCTTATGTGGAAATACCGAAAAAGATGGGAAAAAGTGAGCTTGCGGCGGCTGTTGCCCTGCTGCTCACCTGCGGCGATAATGAGGAACGCGCCGAAGTGTATGGATGCGCCGCCGACCGCAACCAGGCGTCCATCGTGTTCAATGTGGCGGCGGATATGGTTCGGATGTGCCCGGCATTGTCGAAACGGGTAAAAATCCTTGATTCTATGAAGCGGCTGATTTTTCATCCAACGGGCAGTATCTATCAGGTGCTGTCCGCCGACGTCGGCAACAAGCATGGCTTCAATACTCACGGCGTGGTGTTTGATGAGCTTCACACGCAACCGAACCGAAAGCTCTACGACGTTATGACCAAGGGAAGCGGCGACGCGAGAATGCAGCCACTGTATTTTCTAATTACAACTGCCGGTGATAACCAGAACAGCATCTGCTGGGAGGTACATCAAAAGGCGCTGGATATTTTGAATGGCAGAAAGCACGACCCTGCTTTCTATCCTGTAATCTACGGTGCCGCGCCGGAAGATGACTGGACAGACCCCAAGGTATGGAAAAAAGCGAATCCCTCGCTCGGAATCACGGTCGGAATCGACAAGGTAAAAGCTGCCTGTGAGAGCGCAAAGCAGAATCCTGCAGAGGAAAACAGCTTCCGTCAGCTTCGTTTGAACCAGTGGGTTAAACAGGCGGTGCGCTGGATGCCAATGGACAAATGGAATAAATGCGCTTTCCCCGTAAACGCAGATAACCTGCGCGGGCGCGTCTGCTATGGCGGGCTTGACCTCTCATCATCCACGGATATAACGGCGTTCGTGCTGGTATTCCCACCGCTTGATGAAGAGGACAAATACAACATTCTGCCGTTCTTCTGGATACCGGAGGACAACATCGACCTGCGTGTTCGCCGCGACCATGTGCAATATGACCTCTGGGAGAAACAGGGACACCTGCTGACCACCGAAGGAAATGTTGTGCATTACGGATATATCGAAAAATTCATTGAAAAGCTAGGCGAAAAATACAACATCCGCGAGATTGCCTTTGACCGATGGGGCGCGGTGCAGATGACGCAGAACCTTGAGGGGCTGGGCTTTACGGTCGTGCCTTTTGGGCAGGGTTTCAAGGATATGTCTCCGCCGACCAAGGAACTAATGAAACTGACCTTGGAGGAAAAACTCGCCCATGGCGGGCATCCTGTTTTGCGGTGGATGATGGATAACATCTACATCCGCACCGACCCTGCCGGAAACATTAAGGCCGACAAGGAAAAGTCCACCGAGAAAATTGACGGCACAGTGGCGACGATTATGGCACTCGACCGTGCAATACGGTGCGGGAATGACAATTCGGCTTCGGTCTATGATGAACGGGGAATTTTAATTTTATAG
- a CDS encoding head-tail connector protein, translating to MSLIDTLLPKVKANLILENGTDDDLLKGYIRAAVSYAESYQHIVSGYYEENAVPPTTEQAVIMLASHFYESRDGSTGGFFADNVQAGQQVWETVNLLLRLDRTWKM from the coding sequence ATGAGTTTAATCGATACCCTGCTGCCAAAGGTCAAGGCAAATCTCATATTGGAAAACGGCACGGATGACGACCTTCTGAAAGGTTACATCCGTGCCGCTGTTTCCTACGCCGAAAGCTATCAGCATATCGTATCGGGTTATTACGAGGAGAACGCTGTGCCGCCCACCACTGAACAGGCTGTCATTATGCTGGCATCCCACTTTTACGAAAGTCGGGACGGCAGCACCGGCGGCTTCTTCGCGGATAACGTTCAGGCCGGACAGCAGGTGTGGGAAACCGTCAACCTGCTGTTGAGGCTTGATCGCACATGGAAAATGTAA
- a CDS encoding phage major capsid protein, translated as MSKILELREKRAKAWDVAKAFLDTKRGGDGLLSAEDTATYDKMEADVVALGKEIDRLERQTAIDAELEKATSNPITNTPTGGTEEKTGRATAEYKKAFWNVMRAKNPHYDVMNALQIGTDSEGGYLVPDEFERSLVEALEEQNIFRTLANVITTSSGDRKIPVVATKGTASWVDEEGAIPESDDSFGQVSIGAYKLATMIKVSEELLNDSVFNLESYITKEFARRIGNKEEEAFFTGDGTGKPVGILNATGGAQVGVTSAGATAITLDEMLDLFYSLKAPYRNRAAFVMNDSTIKAIRKLKDSTGQYLWQPSIKEATPDTILNRPLYTSAYVPAIAAAAKAVVFGDFSYYWVADRQGRVFKRLNELFAATGQVGFIATQRVDGKLILPEAIKVLQQKAS; from the coding sequence ATGAGTAAAATTCTGGAACTGCGCGAGAAACGCGCAAAAGCGTGGGACGTGGCGAAAGCGTTCCTTGACACCAAGCGCGGCGGTGACGGGCTTCTGTCCGCTGAGGATACCGCCACTTACGACAAGATGGAAGCAGACGTGGTGGCACTCGGCAAGGAGATCGACCGTCTGGAGCGCCAGACCGCCATCGACGCAGAACTTGAGAAAGCAACCAGCAATCCGATCACCAACACCCCAACTGGCGGCACGGAGGAAAAAACCGGACGCGCGACCGCCGAATACAAAAAGGCGTTCTGGAACGTGATGCGTGCGAAAAATCCGCACTACGATGTGATGAACGCCCTACAGATCGGCACCGATTCTGAGGGTGGATACCTTGTGCCGGACGAGTTTGAACGTAGCCTTGTAGAAGCACTCGAGGAACAAAACATCTTCCGCACTCTGGCAAACGTCATTACGACTTCTTCCGGAGACCGCAAGATTCCCGTTGTGGCGACCAAGGGCACCGCTTCGTGGGTCGATGAGGAAGGTGCAATTCCCGAAAGTGATGACAGCTTCGGGCAGGTGTCTATCGGCGCCTACAAACTGGCAACCATGATCAAGGTTTCCGAGGAACTGCTCAATGACAGCGTGTTCAACCTCGAAAGCTATATCACCAAGGAATTCGCCCGCAGGATTGGCAACAAGGAAGAGGAAGCCTTCTTCACGGGCGACGGCACGGGCAAGCCGGTGGGCATTTTGAACGCAACCGGCGGCGCGCAGGTCGGCGTGACCTCTGCGGGCGCGACTGCCATCACGCTGGACGAAATGCTCGACCTGTTCTACAGCCTGAAAGCGCCTTACCGCAACAGGGCGGCGTTTGTCATGAACGACTCCACCATCAAGGCCATCCGCAAGCTGAAGGATTCCACCGGTCAGTACCTCTGGCAGCCATCAATCAAGGAAGCGACACCAGATACCATTCTCAACCGCCCGCTGTATACCTCGGCATATGTCCCTGCCATTGCGGCAGCCGCGAAGGCTGTCGTGTTCGGGGATTTCTCCTATTACTGGGTGGCCGACCGTCAGGGTCGGGTTTTCAAACGCCTGAACGAATTGTTCGCCGCTACGGGTCAGGTTGGCTTTATTGCTACCCAGCGTGTGGACGGCAAGCTGATTCTGCCTGAAGCGATCAAGGTACTACAGCAGAAGGCATCATAA
- a CDS encoding head maturation protease, ClpP-related, translating to MKKFWNWVRNETTEERTLYLNGVISDETWWGDEVTPKLFKDELLAGSGNVAIWINSPGGDVFAAAQIYNMLMDYTGKVTVKIDGMAASAASVIAMAGGDVYMSPVSMLMIHNPSTIAIGDSEEMLRAKALLDEIKESIINAYELKSGLSRAKLSHLMDAETWMNANKAIELGFADKVLFEEGEPTESADSFVFSRAAVTNSLISRLPKREKPKTGTPIESLEKRLNLLKV from the coding sequence ATGAAAAAATTTTGGAACTGGGTTCGGAATGAAACAACTGAAGAGCGTACCCTCTACCTCAACGGCGTCATTTCCGACGAGACCTGGTGGGGCGATGAGGTTACGCCCAAGCTGTTCAAGGATGAATTGCTTGCCGGGAGCGGCAATGTCGCCATTTGGATCAATTCCCCCGGCGGCGATGTATTTGCGGCGGCTCAGATCTACAACATGCTCATGGACTACACCGGAAAAGTCACGGTTAAAATTGACGGCATGGCTGCATCGGCGGCCAGTGTCATCGCAATGGCGGGCGGCGACGTGTATATGTCGCCTGTGTCAATGCTGATGATCCACAATCCATCAACAATCGCTATCGGTGATAGTGAGGAAATGCTCCGTGCCAAGGCTCTGCTGGACGAAATCAAGGAAAGCATCATCAACGCTTACGAATTGAAGTCCGGGCTTTCCCGCGCAAAACTCTCGCACCTCATGGACGCAGAAACCTGGATGAATGCAAACAAGGCTATTGAACTGGGCTTTGCCGATAAGGTCTTGTTTGAGGAGGGCGAGCCGACCGAATCGGCGGACAGTTTCGTCTTCAGCCGGGCGGCGGTAACAAATTCGCTTATCAGCAGGCTGCCGAAAAGAGAAAAGCCGAAGACTGGTACCCCGATTGAATCGCTTGAAAAGCGGCTTAATCTTTTAAAAGTCTAA
- a CDS encoding GNAT family N-acetyltransferase: MIRLMTIADYNDVYNFWINTPGMGLNDIDDSRAGIEKYLERNPRTCFVAIEQNEIVGAILSGHDGRRGYIYHTAVSASMRKCGIGTALLSAAIKSLEAEGICKVALVVFSKNSIGNKFWEKRGFTVRKDLIYRNKAMVELKRIDT; this comes from the coding sequence ATGATCCGACTAATGACAATTGCTGATTATAATGATGTTTATAATTTTTGGATCAATACGCCCGGCATGGGATTGAATGATATTGATGATTCCAGAGCCGGGATAGAAAAATATTTAGAGCGAAATCCCCGTACATGTTTTGTTGCTATTGAGCAAAATGAGATTGTCGGCGCAATTCTCAGTGGCCATGATGGACGCAGAGGATATATTTACCATACAGCTGTCAGCGCATCCATGCGTAAGTGCGGTATTGGTACCGCACTGTTGAGCGCAGCGATAAAATCACTAGAAGCAGAGGGCATTTGTAAAGTTGCTCTGGTCGTTTTTTCTAAAAATTCTATTGGCAACAAATTCTGGGAAAAAAGAGGTTTCACTGTTCGTAAAGATTTGATTTACCGCAACAAAGCAATGGTGGAACTAAAAAGAATAGATACTTAA
- a CDS encoding DUF5049 domain-containing protein translates to MDSKVKEQILAIRKTALTNMFDTLAVQRIAHEMNFFELVVFLEEHKDKYVRFILTGEE, encoded by the coding sequence ATGGACAGTAAAGTGAAAGAGCAAATTCTCGCTATCCGTAAAACCGCGCTTACAAATATGTTCGACACCCTCGCCGTTCAGCGCATAGCCCATGAAATGAACTTCTTTGAACTGGTGGTTTTTCTTGAGGAGCATAAAGACAAATACGTCCGTTTTATCCTCACAGGAGAAGAATAG